A portion of the Caenorhabditis elegans chromosome III genome contains these proteins:
- the R01H2.4 gene encoding DUF4806 domain-containing protein (Partially confirmed by transcript evidence), whose product MFNAGGLVPRILFGGAPLRNSLTNLTEFAKSQKVLSMWSRDLSHLDRMKQQKIVDELSSKAQSSGNCRKQKKDEACQTGNNKASASLIPVLSSPVPKHGINYKDPNEDEKKAPILVWINHAVVEMPDEYFDGEHVYTWNHLEYVRVHGSVAEPIKIHRGKFEFNTVMVPAQNRQLLMLVFYGYKSGLCSLEVMRKFVSNYYDSSCPCIVRKANDNNTSPKMSIYLPHWKTKDFPSSRISQHLVATMNLNSLFVAGGFGDLAVEDAVPSATGDPKKVSHLQHFGLLSFRNSPKKTYLRTPEEKTLLGKKSRQSRNKKQKRTNKPVKIPMNEKNANQVELVQYPICVVLWDRQHEIPVYMGKVTGEKTEQEIEEMKLKETEKRQKNWVCC is encoded by the exons ATGTTCAATGCTGGCGGTCTTGTTCCCAGGATCCTGTTTGGAGGAGCTCCTCTCAGGAATTCCCTGACGAATCTC acggaaTTCGCCAAGTCACAAAAGGTCCTGTCTATGTGGTCACGTGATCTGTCGCATTTAGATCGgatgaaacaacaaaaaatagtgGATGAGCTCAGTTCCAAAGCACAATCGTCGGGAAATtgcagaaaacaaaaaaaggatGAAGCATGTCAAACTGGAAATAATAAAGCATCTGCATCACTGATTCCTGTATTATCATCACCAGTTCCAAAACATGGAATTAATTATAAAGATCCAAATGAAGATGAGAAAAAGGCACCGATACTTGTGTGGATAAATCATGCAGTTGTTGAGATGCCTGATGAGTACTTTGATGGTGAACATGTTTACACGTGGAATCACTTGGAATATGTGAGAGTTCATGGATCTGTTGCAGAGCCCATTAAGATTCATCGAggaaaatttg aattcaacaCTGTAATGGTTCCTGCTCAAAATCGACAACTTTTGATGCTCGTTTTTTATGGTTATAAGTCGGGATTATGCTCTCTAGAAGTCATGCGAAAATTCGTTTCAAACTATTATGATTCGAGTTGTCCATGTATTGTTCGAAAAGCGAATGAT AATAATACCTCGCCGAAAATGTCAATCTATCTGCCACATTGGAAGACTAAAGATTTCCCATCGAGTAGGATTTCACAGCATTTGGtg GCTACGATGAATCTAAATTCATTGTTTGTTGCTGGAGGTTTCGGTGATTTAGCTGTAGAAGATGCTGTTCCATCGGCAACTGGTGATCCCAAAAAAGTCAGTCATCTCCAACACTTTGGGCTTCTATCATTCAGAAATTCTCCGAAAAAGACTTATTTGAGAACACC agAGGAAAAAACATTGCTCGGCAAAAAGTCTCGTCAGTCCCGAAACAAGAAGCAAAAGAGAACTAACAAACCTGTGAAAATTCCGATGAATGAAAAGAATG caaatcaaGTCGAATTGGTGCAGTACCCAATATGCGTTGTTCTTTGGGATCGCCAGCATGAAATTCCAGTGTATATGGGAAA agTAACTGGCGAGAAGACAGAGCAGGAAATCGAAGAGATGAAACTTAAGGAAACTGAGAAAAGGCAGAAGAATTGGGTTTGTTGTTGA
- the R01H2.7 gene encoding Calsyntenin-1-like (Confirmed by transcript evidence), translated as MREFFLLMPVWKEEESIENEMTMLDPDDLSPGEIVFSSDESNGDRSFLADFFGKKQSFVLGTNLTGLIILCIVLTAVVVIFFGCYLMMRFMHKALARDDSKDMLRSNNPYNNVVMHSKRVYEIQAEEGCFNGAPEPLDSSEIEDEHIGDSQNTSIYIEDEEPQKLRKPESGDLRAPRNPEQFDDDPRSMLRKKQKVHKDSVCAFMFKPQVEPKMV; from the exons ATGAGagaatttttcttattaatgCCTGTctggaaagaagaagaaagcaTAGAGAATGAG atgacaaTGCTGGATCCAGATGATTTGAGTCCTGGTGAAATCGTGTTCTCGTCCGATGAATCAAACGGCGATCGATCATTTcttgccgattttttcggaaaaaaacagtCATTCGTCCTGGGAACCAA tttaacCGGCCTGATCATCCTCTGCATCGTTCTAACAGCTGTtgttgttatattttttggatgCTATCTTATGATGAGATTTATGCATAAAGCATTGGCAAGAGATGACTCTAAAGATATGCttc GATCCAATAACCCATACAACAATGTGGTGATGCATTCGAAGAGAGTTTATGAGATTCAAGCGGAAGAGGGTTGTTTCAATGGAGCGCCTGAACCATTGGATTCAAGTGAAATTGA AGACGAACATATTGGTGATTCCCAGAATACATCAATTTACATTGAAGATGAGGAACCACAGAAATTACGAAAACCTGAAAGTGGAGACTTACGAGCTCCACGAAATCCTGAACAATTCGATGATGATCCAAGATCAATGTTAAGGAAAAAGCAGAAA GTTCACAAGGACTCGGTGTGCGCCTTCATGTTCAAACCTCAAGTCGAACCGAAAATGGTGTGA
- the egg-2 gene encoding LDL receptor repeat-containing protein egg-2 (Confirmed by transcript evidence) — protein sequence MSQQAGNAQRGRFDEEPMSLGEKISHRMDQLKEIVSSSCPCAGKFPPVAIVLIVALIILGVIIAVPLVIFLSPSAQAMSSGTRDLSSHSIRHPKVWPKTEKVQDDDLSAIQMTSLLPPNVSTCSGFGFACTGSIDMIIPSSKRCDGLKDCSDGSDEENCKECQSIYSCRAHIEEESEKKDKTSVLPTLICLTAEKLCNGVENCPDGSDEASCRSKCSKDQFKCSGSDACLPISVKCDGVSDCENESDESNCNKCQKGAHKCGKNCIKASKVCDGIPDCDDGSDEHQCDCKTCSGSEKALCEDGTCIMRSQVCDGKHDCLDGIDEENCPGSCSNERFSSKLKLLTCDDGNQYSEVEACSGLVEACELNCPKCDPKHTFTCPAVGGIHNKCIKRSKVCDGIFDCEDGADEKKCTPVKECVVESSIQFTCDNKCLESSRRCDGVWDCEDKSDEKGCDKCPSRSFKCSADKKCLPFHTRCNGVAECSDGSDEHKCSCQECLGTHHDTYMCSESNRCLKRGEVCSPYSMCPNATYIDKAYCASLALKNSGLRP from the exons ATGAGCCAGCAAGCCGGGAATGCTCAGCGTGGGAGATTTGACGAGGAGCCAAT gtcacTCGGTGAAAAGATCAGTCATCGCATGGATCAGCTGAAAGAGATTGTTTCAAGCTCGTGTCCTTGTGCTGGAAAG tttccccCGGTTGCCATCGTTCTTATTGTTGCTCTCATTATTTTGGGAGTCATTATTGCCGTTCCACTTGTCATCTTTTTGTCGCCATCGGCTCAAGCCATGTCATCCGGCACCAGAGACCTTTCTTCTCACTCGATTCGTCATCCCAAAGTCTGGccgaaaacagaaaaagttcaGGACGATGATCTCAGTGCCATTCAGATGACGTCACTTTTACCGCCAAATGTGTCAACATGTTCCGGATTTGGATTCGCGTGTACAGGCTCAATTGACATGATTATTCCATCATCGAAGCGTTGCGATGGTTTAAAAGATTGTTCTGATGGTTCTGACGAGGAAAATTGTAAGGAGTGTCAGTCAATCTACTCTTGTCGGGCTCATATCGAGGAAGAATCCGAAAAAAAGGACAAGACTTCTGTTCTGCCAACACTTATTTGTTTAACCGCTGAAAAGCTCTGCAATGGTGTAGAAAATTGCCCAGATGGTTCGGATGAAGCCTCGTGCAGGTCCAAATGCTCAAAAGATCAATTCAAATGCTCAGGAAGCGATGCATGTCTTCCAATTTCTGTCAAATGCGATGGAGTTTCAGACTGCGAAAACGAAAGTGACGAAAGTAACTGTAATAAGTGTCAGAAAGGAGCACAC aaatgcgGAAAGAACTGCATAAAAGCCAGCAAAGTCTGCGATGGCATCCCTGATTGCGATGATGGTTCAGACGAGCACCAATGTGATTGCAAAACGTGTTCCGGTTCTGAGAAAGCCCTTTGCGAAGACGGTACATGCATTATGCGCTCCCAAGTTTGTGATGGAAAACACGACTGTTTGGACGGAATCGACGAGGAAAACTGTCCAGGATCGTGCTCCAATGAACGGTTCtcatcaaaattgaaacttttaacaTGCGATGATGGCAATCAATACTCAGAAGTAGAAGCTTGTTCTGGATTAGTTGAAGCTTGTGAGCTTAATTGCCCGAAATGCGACCCAAAGCACACTTTCACTTGCCCAGCAGTAGGAGGAATTCATAATAAGTGCATCAAAAGAAGCAAGGTCTGTGATGGAATCTTCGATTGTGAAGATGGTGCTGACGAGAAAAAGTGCACACCCGTGAAGGAATGTGTAGTCGAGAGTTCCATTCAGTTCACCTGCGATAATAAATGTCTTGAATCGAGTCGTCGATGTGATGGAGTTTGGGATTGTGAAGACAAGTCTGACGAGAAGGGATGTGACAAGTGCCCATCTAGATCTTTCAAATGTAGTGCCGATAAAAAGTGTCTCCCATTCCACACGCGTTGTAATGGAGTAGCAGAATGCTCTGATGGAAGCGATGAACATAAATGTTCTTGCCAAg AATGCCTTGGTACTCACCACGACACCTACATGTGCAGTGAATCGAACAGATGCTTGAAACGCGGCGAAGTGTGCTCTCCATATTCGATGTGCCCCAATGCAACCTACATCGATAAGGCCTACTGCGCTTCTTTGGCTTTGAAGAATTCAGGCTTACGTCCCTAA
- the R01H2.4 gene encoding SERPIN domain-containing protein (Confirmed by transcript evidence), which produces MESNSNDTGCRSKSENAVSPEISKKWLELSYKVYERMINSSEVSFFISSSQIISSLGFILGACNNEETQGIVNYFGEHKDNLIDHTLRYVHRLSADTRTLLIPGQYHRARRVYAHQSYVNPHNENTVQFFRLFRVEEKVFEGFGEVRRWATRNLETEFAKSQKVLSMWSRDLSHLDRMKQQKIVDELSSKAQSSGNCRKQKKDEACQTGNNKASASLIPVLSSPVPKHGINYKDPNEDEKKAPILVWINHAVVEMPDEYFDGEHVYTWNHLEYVRVHGSVAEPIKIHRGKFEFNTVMVPAQNRQLLMLVFYGYKSGLCSLEVMRKFVSNYYDSSCPCIVRKANDNNTSPKMSIYLPHWKTKDFPSSRISQHLVATMNLNSLFVAGGFGDLAVEDAVPSATGDPKKVSHLQHFGLLSFRNSPKKTYLRTPEEKTLLGKKSRQSRNKKQKRTNKPVKIPMNEKNANQVELVQYPICVVLWDRQHEIPVYMGKVTGEKTEQEIEEMKLKETEKRQKNWVCC; this is translated from the exons atggAATCGAATTCAAATGACACTGGATGTCGCagtaaatctgaaaatgcagTGTCTCCAGAA ATTAGTAAAAAATGGTTAGAACTGAGCTACAAAGTTTACGA ACGAATGATTAATTCATCGGAagtatcattttttatttcttcttctCAAATTATCTCCTCATTGGGCTTCATTTTGGGTGCCTGTAATAATGAAGAAACACAAGGAATTGTCAATTATTTTGGTGAACAT AAAGATAATCTTATTGATCACACTCTGAGATATGTGCACAGATTGAGTGCGGATACTCGAACTCTATTGATACCTGGACAATATCACAGAGCACGACGTGTATATGCACATCAGAGTTATGTGAATCCACATAATGAAAATACAGTTCAG tttttccgTTTGTTTCGTGTCGAGGAAAAGGTGTTTGAAGGATTCGGAGAAGTCAGAAGATGGGCCACGAGGAATTTAGAG acggaaTTCGCCAAGTCACAAAAGGTCCTGTCTATGTGGTCACGTGATCTGTCGCATTTAGATCGgatgaaacaacaaaaaatagtgGATGAGCTCAGTTCCAAAGCACAATCGTCGGGAAATtgcagaaaacaaaaaaaggatGAAGCATGTCAAACTGGAAATAATAAAGCATCTGCATCACTGATTCCTGTATTATCATCACCAGTTCCAAAACATGGAATTAATTATAAAGATCCAAATGAAGATGAGAAAAAGGCACCGATACTTGTGTGGATAAATCATGCAGTTGTTGAGATGCCTGATGAGTACTTTGATGGTGAACATGTTTACACGTGGAATCACTTGGAATATGTGAGAGTTCATGGATCTGTTGCAGAGCCCATTAAGATTCATCGAggaaaatttg aattcaacaCTGTAATGGTTCCTGCTCAAAATCGACAACTTTTGATGCTCGTTTTTTATGGTTATAAGTCGGGATTATGCTCTCTAGAAGTCATGCGAAAATTCGTTTCAAACTATTATGATTCGAGTTGTCCATGTATTGTTCGAAAAGCGAATGAT AATAATACCTCGCCGAAAATGTCAATCTATCTGCCACATTGGAAGACTAAAGATTTCCCATCGAGTAGGATTTCACAGCATTTGGtg GCTACGATGAATCTAAATTCATTGTTTGTTGCTGGAGGTTTCGGTGATTTAGCTGTAGAAGATGCTGTTCCATCGGCAACTGGTGATCCCAAAAAAGTCAGTCATCTCCAACACTTTGGGCTTCTATCATTCAGAAATTCTCCGAAAAAGACTTATTTGAGAACACC agAGGAAAAAACATTGCTCGGCAAAAAGTCTCGTCAGTCCCGAAACAAGAAGCAAAAGAGAACTAACAAACCTGTGAAAATTCCGATGAATGAAAAGAATG caaatcaaGTCGAATTGGTGCAGTACCCAATATGCGTTGTTCTTTGGGATCGCCAGCATGAAATTCCAGTGTATATGGGAAA agTAACTGGCGAGAAGACAGAGCAGGAAATCGAAGAGATGAAACTTAAGGAAACTGAGAAAAGGCAGAAGAATTGGGTTTGTTGTTGA
- the R01H2.2 gene encoding Peptidase S1 domain-containing protein (Confirmed by transcript evidence), producing MTFLSLTYIFVIINIGLVVGLNFTDAEVANLRASCKNKTLPPNNQQNGHTGVSLHGQNESYQWLVRVRLKDGTEGKDLYDSGGSFISTRHVMANSQSISTGKKKWALNGADIGSSCNNDPVMGSLGIEEVPSDVVDKMEVVIEKCQNSRTRNVTSAYVFNICANAHSKYKSHYAPMLVEIEGEPNEEYACLADTSTIYKEGDKVHMYGIEYENNARSESEWKHRNDPIEDFYSEWIRTLKQGSDRPLAKGDRGGPLVTDDGVLIGFGSTFALADNAENHYFFDIKYLSSEICYLTNICDIYSPSTTTTPTTTTPTTTTPTTTTKITASTSKPPALNETVSTITLKSVVRPTTPITYLNLEEHEELDKENDKENDNIDVDTDLYLSADFLNNSPREAVSIIIAIVGILTLLNIL from the exons atgacgTTTCTATCATTAACATACATATTCGTCATAATCAATATCGGGCTTGTAGTTGGTCTAAATTTTACTGATGCGGAGGTCGCTAATCTTAGAGCcagttgcaaaaataaaactctGC cACCAAACAATCAGCAAAATGGACACACAGGAGTTTCACTGCATGGGCAAAACGAAAGCTATCAATGGCTGGTGAGGGTTCGGTTGAAAG ATGGTACAGAGGGTAAAGATTTATACGATTCTGGAGGAAGTTTCATTTCAACGAGGCACGTCATGGCTAATTCTCAGTCCATTTCGACGGGTAAAAAAAAGTGGGCTTTGAACGGTGCAGATATCGGTTCATCATGTAATAATGATCCTGTTATGGGATCTCTTGG tATTGAAGAAGTACCTTCTGATGTCGTTGATAAAATGGAAGTGGTTATTGAAAAGTGTCAAAATAGCCGTACACGAAATGTGACTAGTGCTTACGTGTTCAATATTTGTGCCAATGCACATAGTAAATATAAGTCTCATTATGCCCCGATGCTCGTTGAAATAGAAGGTGAACCAAATGAGGAATACGCATGTCTTGCTGACA CATCTACTATATACAAAGAAGGTGATAAAGTGCACATGTATGGGATTGAATACGAGAACAATGCACGGTCAGAAAGTGAATGGAAACACAGGAATGATCCG ATAGAAGATTTCTACTCCGAATGGATCAGAACACTGAAACAAGGATCGGATAGGCCCCTTGCAAAAGGTGATCGTGGCGGGCCACTTGTAACAGATGATGGAGTTCTAATTGGATTTGGATCAACAT ttgCCCTTGCTGACAACGCTGAGAATCATTATTTCTTTGATATCAAATATCTCAGTTCCGAAATCTGCTATTTGACAAATATTTGTGACATATATTCTCCATCTACAACTACAACACCCACAACTACGACACCTACAACTACAACACCTACAACTACAACAAAAATCACTGCTTCCACATCCAAGCCACCAGCATTGAATGAGACTGTTTCTACAATCACATTAAAAAGTGTTGTTCGTCCAACTACACCGATTACTTATTTGAATCTCGAGGAACATGAGGAACTCGACAAGGAAAATGATAAGGAGAATGACAATATAGATGTTGACACCGACTTGTATCTCAGtgcagattttttgaacaattccCCTCGCGAGGCAGTAAGCATTATTATCGCAATTGTCGGTATTTTAACTCTATTAAACATCCTCTGA
- the R01H2.1 gene encoding Ovule protein (Partially confirmed by transcript evidence), whose protein sequence is MASGKATSLYSHAEIFLPSKQESGIKKKSGEETQQTKGATIESSRINQNRAERTQRFQTQCSKRKPYEIRQGIPERSSSKQDPGNKTASIEHRGRENPSETHES, encoded by the coding sequence ATGGCTTCTGGCAAGGCAACAAGCCTATATAGCCACGCTGAAATCTTCCTCCCATCCAAACAAGAATCTGGAATCAAGAAGAAAAGCGGAGAGGAAACCCAACAGACCAAGGGAGCCACCATTGAATCTAGCCGAATCAACCAAAACCGTGCTGAGAGGACACAGAGGTTCCAAACTCAATGctcaaaaagaaaaccataCGAGATTCGTCAGGGAATTCCTGAGAGGAGCTCCTCCAAACAGGATCCTGGGAACAAGACCGCCAGCATTGAACATCGAGGAAGAGAAAATCCTTCCGAAACCCACGAGAGTTGA